agcatgacgcaaatagacataaatacatttgtaccgaatttttttatttttcataatcttcagttgcagccctaattggAACTATAGTtagttatttgttattttgatgGCATTTCCCATAAAAATCATCTAATTGCACagtaacattttgtacattgaTATGTTTTAGCGTTTACATGGCCGATTAGAGTCTAACAAGAATTAACTGGTGTGTTCTGTCATTTCTGTTGTCTCTTTTCAAGTAATTCCTGCCTTTTATATTTGATAGTTTTGACTTCAGTGCTATCAAATACTGTGTGCAGCAACAAAGTGGCGTTTTCCTTAAGAAAACTCCATCTGCACGTTGGTCAACTGGACAGTGTTTGACTCCAGAATGACCTCCGACCCAGGGGTCACAAGTTAAGCTGTCACTTTCAGAGCTCCTCTCTCAGGCCTCTGGTCAgtggacagagagcagaggtcgGCTCTGTGTCCACACGGTCATCACAGGACTTGTGGACAAATGTTTCTGGGCTTATTGAGCACGAACAAAGAGGCAGCAGCTCTGCTCTTAACTTCAGTTCAGTTGTGTCTCACAGTGTGAAATAATTTCAGTCTAGCAGTGTGCCCCAATTCCGCACTACATActaactgtatacagtacatgcctATTGTCttagtatactgtttttgcagCTAGTATAAAATGGTTTAGTAAGTtcatttcttgtatactaacaggaaatgatacagGATGTGTGCCAATGCATGTCAATCAAACTGAGAAATTTCAAGgattttccagctgtgagcagctcctcctccatttcctttgtgcattgcattgtgggacaattGTGTCCATCAACAGTACACTCAAAAATCTATAAGTATACttacttttgtcattttgtcagtgtgaacacactacatgtTCAGATTTAGTAAATAGTATGTAGTCTGCTCAGAAATTCAATGTTTGGTAGCTCTAAAGTGTTTCCTGCCGTAAAaattacgtgtgtgtgtaatgatttgagtaaaaaaaaaatcagaaagtgttttattaacaaatcatttattaaataaatagttcaaataaataacatactgtatattaacaaGCAAACCAAAATAACTTACAAAAGAGGTATCAGAAGATAATTAGCACACTCTTCACAGTAGCGAATCAATTCATAATCTTTGGCTATATGACATGCTTATTTTacaaaaattcaaatgaaaacacatttaaataaaatggtaTTTGTGTGGTGAATCATGTAATTATTGAAAGAGGATTGTCAGTTTTGCAGAAGTTCCTCAGCCAAATCTTAAACACCACAAAGTCGGTAATCAACAAATACTGAATATCGTTGTGTAAAAGTGGTGAGAAACAGGAAGTTCTTTCTCAGAACTGCTTCTTCTGAAGTCACATAACCTTGATAAGGTCAGATTTTGTCTTCTCAAGAAAGAAATTGCATGtcgagtttaaaaaaaaaaaaaaaagagaaagtgccCATGGCTATTTTGAGACGATTGCAGCCTGGAGAATTGGCTGAGCCATTATCTATTCAAATGCTTTGCTGAATCTATTCGCTTGAGAAATGAGAAATTCCTTAATCCCATCCATTTTCCTCATCGGCAAAACAGCCTCTCATTGCAAAACTAAATTAGTTCCAGGCGGCCGGCAACAAGGAATATTAACATGAAGACATGAAGGGAATATTGTACATCcatgcaaaacacaaataaattttTCACCGGCAAATCATATTTCAACACTGATCAGCGTGGAGGCTGTGCCCACATGTTCAGCCACGTGTGGAGTCCACAAATATCACACAATATTGCATCTTCTGCATTGAAACACGAGTCACACACGGGTGACAAATGCAGAGACAAAAATTTGTCTTGAGGAGGGACGAGCTCAGCATTTAAACCCAGGAAAAGAGTCCGCtcaagagttgtttttttttgtttgttttttgttttttttctgttttgtggcTGTGGTTCTACCAGGCCTCGGAGCTGTCGCAGCTGGATTCAGGTGAGGGGACTTCTGTGTCACTGGTCAGGGTCCAGGGGTGTGGAGGGGAGTGCAGTTGCTCCATGTTTCCTCTGAGAAAGGTGAGCAGAGCGGTGGGGGAGTGGCTGGCCGGCTGACCGCTCTGGCTCTCCAACAGCTGCACCAGGAAGTTGATGTAGCGCATGGCCAGACGCAGGATCTCGTTCTTGCTCAGCTTCTTCTCCGGAGGATGGGTGGGGATGAGCTTGCGGAGCTCGGCGAAGGCGGTGTTGACGTTGTGCTGGCGCCAGCGCTCCCTCGTGTTGGTGAACACCTTCCTGGTCATGGTGCTGAGtggagctgcaacaattagtcgattaatcgattagttgattgacagaaaattaatcagcaactattttgataatcatttggcttttttttttttaagcaaaaatgccaaacatgccGAGGTTAAATGTGAAGATGTTATGCTTGTCTTTGACatacatgatagtaaactgaatatctttgggttttggagtcTTGGTTgggcaaaacaagacatttggagATGTCACCTTAGTaattttttcactttaaaaaaaaggttttatagacaaaacaattaattgagaaaataatctgcagattaatcaatgatgaatCCTAGTGCTGAGGTGCTGACTGGAAGAAGAGAGTAGAGTAGCAATGTATGTCAGAAGAGAAACTGGCCACCTTACTGTAGtttttttgcacaaaaatgACAGATATTGATAGAAATTATTTATAAATCCTACAAGAACATTTACCAGAATTTCTTGTCATTTCTGCAAAATACAACCCTccatattttcctctttttattttaaattcatattCCTTCATATTTgaagcagggtttttttttttttttttagctcataCCAGGCATTCACTGTAAATACACTGGTAACACTTTAACTCCCCCCTTCTGTATtcagcatttataagcagtatagaAACTTTTAACAGATGTTTTttgtaacacactataatgtagttgtaggCAGATATTaaactcctcctgtgggcatCCATAAGTGaaggctggtgtataaacagataatgaatggcaatatagtaaaacacaggtgtaataatatataaagtgtgttttcatatgAGAGGTTATAactgttgacaaatactgtacattaataaacacttgtaCGATAATGTAGTTTTAACATGCATacattataaaccatttattaaatgtttatatagtgctaataaatgctaaatagctAAAGAAAAGTCTTGctagatttgtttttaagagacTTTCTGGTTAATTAAAGGCTGTtctatgacaaaaaaaaacaaaacatttgatctTCTacttaatgaaaataaatactcGTAATAGAATAAGAGTACCCAGTATCTCCTTgtattgattaattatttatttaagcaaAGTGTTAACACGTGGCctcaaggtaaaaaaaaataaacaattcaaTATACCACAAATTTCTcacctgtatgtgtgtagaaATGTGCAGAAAATCTCAGTTGCTGAGTTGTCCTCTAAAGGTCATCGGTGTCCAGGAGTCCAGCGTGAATGTCCACTCAGTCACGTCTTCTCATGCTCGCTGAGAGATCCTTATGAGTGTGAGGAAAGGAGagtgtaaaagagagagagagagagagtataagggagggagggatggggagcagagagagagagaaggggtaAGACTGCTGCATGCTCGCATCCCACATTTTATAGCAGGGTGAACCCTATTGTGTGACGTGTGCTGTCGTGGAGCATTGTGTGAGGTTGGTGTTAACTGAGGAGTGATTGTTAAACCCCCCCTAATTTAGAACCAATGGAGGTGGCTTTATGATTATAATGTCCATAAATCATCACTTTAAATGATTCATAGGTGTTTCTGTGCAACATTTGAGTGTATTctgggtctttttttttttaggactcaACAGCCTTTTAAGTGACTATTTGTGCTGCTTTTATGATTCATTGCTCATTTAATCCTTGGAGGTTCGCACTAAAGGTGACAAATAAATTCCCATTGAAGTGAAACTGAGACGTTCGTCTCTCTGATCCTTCTCTTACTGCTGTGGACACTTgttcctttctgtttctctgacaTTAGGCATGGACAACCCACCATCCCCTCCACCGTGGAAAAGACCTTGATATCACTGGCTGCTCTATTATTGAATTCAGCCTGATTGGGCCACAAAAGGTAAAAATACCATATCCAGATTGACAGTCGAACAATATGGGTTTTGTTATGACTATGGTAATCTTGTTGAGCCATTCCAAGGGGCCACACATAAATTACAGAGGAAACGGGGATAGCACAGCGTCCTGACTCACCTCTCTCCAACCACccctcactcctctctctctctcccccttctctGCCTCCCACTTTCAACCTCCgttcagataaaaaaaacaagtctagTTTAACCAATTGTCACTGTTCTTTTTACACCCTTCAAGTGTTGTTTCAAAGACGCAGCCTTCCATAAAAGTCTCTGTGTGGAGTAGGAATTTACATAATCCGATTAGGGGCTGGGATTAGCCCCGGGTCTGGAGAACAGGCCCGATGGGGGCCGTTTTCTGAATCGGCCATTCATGGGCCCTGCTGCACGTCCAAGAGGCTGCACCTGCAGGCCAGGCGCCGCCGCTCTCTGGCTCCATCCGGCTTCCACTGCAGGCTGAAGGTCTGCAGACACACTCACTGTAGGATATGTTGGCCAGTCTAACTTTCATCACACCAACAAGGCCAGGTGAAGATTACACCTGACTTGTTGTAATTTATCTGTTATGCAGGTTGTGGCTGAAGGCAGAATAAGCATGACAAGCCACGAAGCTCCTTGTGGAATTAATTACGTTGAATTAAGTGTAGCATTTTGATACGAAAGCACAATGTGAGAGCCTGTATGACAGGCAGAGACAAAATGAGATGAGTCGTGAGGTCAAGTCTGGCAGCAAGGAGCCTGAATGACAAGAGgttactgctgtgtttgttgttaCATTTACACACTGTGTGTTTATTAGACCAATATGTGAAGACAATGCTTGGACACAGAATTGGTGCTGCAGCTTTAGATTAGAGCTACAACAAGTAGTCGAATAACTGATTAGTCCATTGCCAGAAAGTTAAttggcaactgttttgataatcgattaatcggttttgtcattttttaaagcaaaaaatgcTGAATGTTCACTGGTtgacttgctgcttttctctgttttatattattgtaaactgaatatcttttgagttttggactgttgatccgacaaaacaagtaatttgaagacgtcacttcAGACTTTTTCACTATAACTATATAGTAGTTGGAACTATagttaatttttatttgttttctgacagtttGACGGCGTTTATCTAATTGCACAGTACCattttgaatatctttgggttttggagcgTTGCACAACTAAAACAAACCACCTGAATACATCTGAGCTGAGGGGAATAACAATGTGCATTTATCACAATGTTCTGACAGTTCGTAGACGAAACGATTAAGAAAACAAGTTGCAGCTTTACTTTAGATTTAGCGTTCATGGCTGCAGATTTACACTACTGTATATAGTCAGGGctgaatagaacagaatagaaaatTGGCCGAGAAAAACGCCTTCATAAGCCAGTAAGCTTCTGATTAGTTTATGCCCACACTGATGACCCTCAGCAGCTTACTCCTGCATTTATTGTTCAGGTTACCACACCAGCAGTACAGTAGATGTAGACTTGCGTGATATGGTTTGCTTCCAAGTTCATTTAGTGGATCAAAAAAGTGAAATCATGTCCGGTTTTTCCCTCACACATCAGCTTTCTCTTAAACAGTAAAAGTTGGCAccctgttaaataaatacaataaatggaCACTCTAAAGTTGCTGTCTCGCCTGCAAGCCGCACTGTCATTGCTTGCAAATTAATTGAGAACAGTTAATTAACATACGATTTACCAGCAGATTTAATGGTAAAGACATACAGTAGGTCAACAAACCTTGActtgttataaaaaaaattgaagtATTTTTATAAATTCCAATTAATCTGTAACAGATCACAAATTCTGCATGGGTCTGTCCATACGTTGTATATAGGGAGGACTGGAGACATTATTACTACTTATTGGTCCAGTATTGACTATTAATTGCTGTGTTTGTAGGATTTGGTGGTGGGGGGAGGGCATTCAATGTGACCTCAGTAGTCTGTTTACTATACATGGTGCCTGATTCTTCATCACCTCATCTTTACATGTTGCAATGTTGATTATTGTGTCAAAATACTGTGTTGCTTCTGCTGAGATTTCCTTCAGGGATGCATTATTTGTCCCGCTTTAAATCAGTTCAGGTTTAAGCAAACAAATGTGCACCTTGGTCACAGGAACCCCCCTCTGCTGGAGCTCTGGGTCTTAtttacagaggagagaaaacacacaggtGACACAGTTAACTGCTGCCTGTGATTAAAGATAACAGCTGTGTGACCTTTACAGCTGCAGTCAGAGTGGGATCCAAATCTAAAGGATGGCTTGGGTTTAAACAGCCTGTTAGCTCCCACAATATCTCTCCTGTCCCATTCAGTCCAGGGCTAAAGTATAGTCAGGGGCAATTACAGCACCATTACACTGCTATTTACCTAGCCTTCATATGGGTACTCCTTTGACTATCCTGCCACCACAGCTTTTGTTCCTGTGCCATTAAAAACGCCATTTTAAACCATTTAGTCCGTCTCTTTGTTTGTCCACTGCTTGTTAGAAGGCAGAGgccagagagacacagagagacagcgagagagaaaaaacaaaaaacctggCGGGTTATTGATGGTGGCTAGCCAGTGCTGGGTATGGCTGTCCAGAGGCAGGGAGGCTTGGAGTCGATGTCCCCGGGGGTCGTCTTTGTCTGGGGATCATTCCTGAGGGAGCTGGCTTCACTCTGCTGGCTCGTGAAGATAAGCGCACTCTCCACATGCTGAGAGACGATGATAAGGGGATTGCTtcactaaatgaaaaaaaaaaaatagccccACCATTGGAGCTGCTAAAATGAGAGGTTTTATCAGTTTAGCTGGGAAAGACCCTCGATCCCACTCCTCCAACCATAAATcacaatttgtttttcactactgagcatgctcagtatGGGGgaagaccaaaacaaaagcaaaatgtgcACACAGTTGTAATCTTTATGTTTACTCTTATATTGTAAAAAGAAACTGGTAACACCCCCCTTTATTTATGACTTagaagcagtatataaacatataatacATTGTTTATAACAAATTATAAGGCGTTATACTggcattcattatctgtttatacaccagcatCCAGTGATGAATGCTTAACAGGCGGAGTTACAGGGTGCAGGACACTTAAATAATAAGTCAAATAATGAACAAGTTTTAatcaaaaaaatcacaaatgctGTGAAATATGAacttaaaagtattaaaacaagtaataataaatactataacactaaaatattttaaaatgttagtaaaataataaaatcagtatttttttattagacTTTTTGACTGTATTCATTCTAATTTTGTCAGCAACTACTGCACTTTACTGCAGTTTAATTAATGGTCCAGctgattttaaaagaaaaaaacaggaatggACAAGAGCGCTGTTGcttgttaaatatgaaatatacgACTAAAATATAATCTTATCCAAAAAATGGGAAACTTAACTTGCAATAGAAACTTTTTGCAGGCAAACTAAAACGCAGTTTTATCTGAATAAAAACTCGGAAGCTAAACTTGAATCATGCAATTAATAACTTGAATGTAACAAAGCTTAAGTATATATTGCGCTCGTCTTTACAAACAGGCCACAGGAACAAAGCATTCATGCCTAAAATAATTTAAGCCTTGTCTGTCCATCACTTCGGCCGGGAACCCTCTCATAGCTTAACCTCCCCTTCTTCAGCGGCGTCAacactgcaaaacaaacacaaggaaATATCTCAATCTGTTAAACAGAAATGAAGCTTGAAAAAAAGAGTCAAAAACAGACATAAGCcgggtttccatccaaatgtagcgcTTACGTTAATCAATTTtacagaaaatctgcaaaagacatttgc
This sequence is a window from Siniperca chuatsi isolate FFG_IHB_CAS linkage group LG5, ASM2008510v1, whole genome shotgun sequence. Protein-coding genes within it:
- the tal2 gene encoding T-cell acute lymphocytic leukemia protein 2, which translates into the protein MTRKVFTNTRERWRQHNVNTAFAELRKLIPTHPPEKKLSKNEILRLAMRYINFLVQLLESQSGQPASHSPTALLTFLRGNMEQLHSPPHPWTLTSDTEVPSPESSCDSSEAW